In the Streptomyces sp. SJL17-4 genome, CGCGAGGGCGGGAACTTCGACGGGCGGGACGCGGCGCTCGCGACCGAGCTGGTCTACGGGACGCTGCGCCGCCAGGGCACGTACGACGCGATCATCGCCGCCTGCATCGACCGGCCGCTGCGCGAGGTCGACCCGCCCGTCCTCGACGTGCTCGCGCTCGGCGCCCACCAGCTGCTCGGCACCCGCATCCCCACTCACGCCGCCGTCTCCGCCAGCGTCGAGCTGGCGAGGGTCGTGCTGGGCGACGGGCGGGCCAAGTTCGTGAACGCCGTCCTGCGGAAGATCTCGCAGCAGGACCTCGACGCCTGGGTGGCGCAGGTCGCCCCGCCGTACGACGCCGACCCCGAGGACCACCTCGCCGTCGTCCACTCGCACCCCCGCTGGGTCGTCTCGGCGCTCTGGGACTCCCTCGGCGGCGGCCGCGCCGGGATCGAGGACCTCCTGGAGGCCGACAACGAGCGCCCCGAGGTCACCCTCGTCGCCCGTCCCGGCCGCTCCACCACCGGCGAGCTCGCCGAGGCCACCGAGACCCTGCCGGGCCGCTGGTCGCCGTACGCCGTCCGGATGGCCGAGGGCGGCGAGCCCGGCGCCATCGAGGCGGTCAAGGACGGCCGGGCCGGCGTCCAGGACGAGGGCAGCCAGCTCGTCGCGATCGCCCTCGCGAACGCGCCCGTCGAGGGCAGCGACGCCCGGTGGCTCGACGGATGCGCCGGGCCCGGCGGCAAGGCCGCCCTCCTCGCCGCCCTCGCCTCCGAGCGCGGCGCCGCCCTGCTCGCCTCCGAGAAGCAGCCGCACCGCGCGCGCCTCGTCGAGCGCGCCCTGGCCGGCAACCCCGGCCCGTACCAGGTGATCGCCGCCGACGGCACCCGCCCGCCG is a window encoding:
- a CDS encoding transcription antitermination factor NusB, with amino-acid sequence MSEQARRRPHKPYRRPQKDPVRMLAFEALRAVDERDAYANLVLPPLLKKAREGGNFDGRDAALATELVYGTLRRQGTYDAIIAACIDRPLREVDPPVLDVLALGAHQLLGTRIPTHAAVSASVELARVVLGDGRAKFVNAVLRKISQQDLDAWVAQVAPPYDADPEDHLAVVHSHPRWVVSALWDSLGGGRAGIEDLLEADNERPEVTLVARPGRSTTGELAEATETLPGRWSPYAVRMAEGGEPGAIEAVKDGRAGVQDEGSQLVAIALANAPVEGSDARWLDGCAGPGGKAALLAALASERGAALLASEKQPHRARLVERALAGNPGPYQVIAADGTRPPWRPGSFDRVLMDVPCSGLGALRRRPEARWRRRPEDLDGFAPLQRALLTEALSAVRVGGVVGYATCSPHLAETRVVVDDVLKKVGGAELIDARPLLPGVPAIGDGPDIQLWPHLHGTDAMYLALIRRTA